The DNA sequence CCAGCGGTTCCGAGGGCGGCAATGAAGGCGATGAAGGAGATGTTCTTGACGCTGTCCAGGGAGCTGACGGCGGTCTGCAGGTTCTGCCCCTGGGTGACGTCGGCCTTGCCACTGCCCAGGGCGGCCTGCAGGGCCGTCTTGGTGGTGGCGACGTTGTCCATGGAATTGACCGTGACGATCATGCTGGACAGTTCGCCCGGTGTCCCGGCGAGCGACTGGGCGGTGGGGAGCGTGAGGTAGGCGGCGTTGTTCCCGAACGCCGTACCGGCGTCGAACAATCCGGTCACCGTGTAGGTCTGGTCGTTGATGGTGAAGGTGGACCCAACGGTGAGGCTGTTTTTCTCCGCCAGCGTGGTGCCCAGCAGTGCTCCCGTGGACACTGCCGAGTAGTCGCCCAGTCCGGTGCCCTGCGTAATGTTCAGTGCCTTGCCCGTGGTGTCCACTTCAGCGCCGATACCCGTGGCGGTGATCGGCAGGGACCGGACCGGCTGCTGCGTGCTTCCGGTGGATCCGGTGGTTCCGTTGGCCTGCTGGTTGCGGTTGCCCAGGGTGCCTGCATCCACCGCGGCGGTGAGGCTTGTGGTCAGGGGCGCTGCGGCCTGGCCGCCGGGGCCTCCCTGCCCGGTTTGGCCGCCCGGTGCGGTTTGTCCAGCCTGCGCCGTTTGTGCCGCGGCAGCCGCCGCGTTCCGCAACCGCAGGGATGAGGTCCCGACGACGGCGCTGACGTTGGGGACGCCGGCGGCGGTGGCTGCCTGGGCGGCTGTGAGCGGCTCTCCGCCGCCTTCGAAGCCTTGGCCGCCGGCGGGGTTGACGGTCAGGACGGTGCCGACGGAGGCGTTGAGCTCCTGCACTTTCGCCCCGACTGCCTGGTTCGCCACCAGCATGGCCAGTGCCAGGCCAATGGCGACGGCCAGCACCGCAACAACAGCTGCGGTGCGGACCTTGTTTCTGAAGGCATTGCCTACGCTTCGGGCAAGGACGCTCACGTTACTCCTATGGCTCAGGTGCCGGCGCGGGAGGCCGGCTTCCCATCAACCCTCGCCGGGCATCCTGTGCCGCAATCCGGCCGGACCTGTGTTTGGCCTGTGAAGGATGTTGCTGTTGAGGCAGGACGCAGGAAAGCCCGGTCCTGTTGAAGGACCGGGCTTTCCGCTTGCCGGGGTTTACCCGGCGTTACCGACTGTGTTACTTGGTGATCGGGCCGAGTACGGGATCGTCCGTGTAGGCCGTCTTGACGTTGGCCGAGGTCACGATGACCGGCTCCAGCAGGTAGGCGGGAACAACCTTGTTGCCATTGTTGTAGGACTTGTCGTCGTTGACCTCAGGCTTCTTGCCGGCCTGCAGGTCCTTGACCATGGTGATGGCGTGCTCAACGAGCTTGCGGGTGTCCTTGTTGATGGTGGAGTACTGCTCGCCTGCGATGATCGACTTGACCGACTCAACCTCGGAGTCCTGGCCGGTGACAACCGGGATCGGCTTGCCGGCAGCCTTGACCGAGGTCAGGATTGCGCGGGCCAGGGTGTCGTTGGGGGAGAGGACGCCGTCCACGTTGGCGCTGGTGTAGCTGCCGCTGAGCAGGGTGTCCATGCGGCGCTGGGCGTTTTCAGCCTTCCAGCCCTGGGTCACGGCCTGCTCGAAGCTGTTCTGCCCGGAGACGACCTTCAGGGTGCCGTCGTCGATCTTGGGCTTCAGGACGCTCATGGCACCGTTGAAGAACACCTTGGCGTTGGCATCGTCCGGGGAACCGGCGAACAGTTCGATGTTGTACGGACCAGTGGGCTTCTTCGCCTTCATGCCGTCCAGCAGGGCCTGGCCCTGGAGCACGCCGACCTTGAAGTTGTCATAGGCCACGTAGTAGTCCACGTTGTCCGTGTTCAGCAGGAGGCGGTCGTACGCGATGATCGTGGCGCCGGCGTCCTTGGCCTGCTTGAGCTGGGTACCC is a window from the Arthrobacter sp. NicSoilC5 genome containing:
- a CDS encoding FtsX-like permease family protein, yielding MSVLARSVGNAFRNKVRTAAVVAVLAVAIGLALAMLVANQAVGAKVQELNASVGTVLTVNPAGGQGFEGGGEPLTAAQAATAAGVPNVSAVVGTSSLRLRNAAAAAAQTAQAGQTAPGGQTGQGGPGGQAAAPLTTSLTAAVDAGTLGNRNQQANGTTGSTGSTQQPVRSLPITATGIGAEVDTTGKALNITQGTGLGDYSAVSTGALLGTTLAEKNSLTVGSTFTINDQTYTVTGLFDAGTAFGNNAAYLTLPTAQSLAGTPGELSSMIVTVNSMDNVATTKTALQAALGSGKADVTQGQNLQTAVSSLDSVKNISFIAFIAALGTAGLIILLIMVMLVRERRREIGVLKAIGAPNRTIGLQFVLEALVLAALGSAVGAAIASFASGGIASALISSNTTTTTASTGRGPGGAGGFPGGQGGPFGGASQLLNSVTASASPGVIAGGIAAVFGVAIIGALVPALLTARIRPIEVLRGE
- a CDS encoding sugar-binding protein; this translates as MRMFGKAGKAAAVAAIAALALTGCGRSEPSGGSSTGAAGFDQKSSIGVALPQKTSENWVLAEKLFNDGLNGAGFKADVQFANGGVSEQQNQISAMVTKGAKVIIVGAIDGSQLGTQLKQAKDAGATIIAYDRLLLNTDNVDYYVAYDNFKVGVLQGQALLDGMKAKKPTGPYNIELFAGSPDDANAKVFFNGAMSVLKPKIDDGTLKVVSGQNSFEQAVTQGWKAENAQRRMDTLLSGSYTSANVDGVLSPNDTLARAILTSVKAAGKPIPVVTGQDSEVESVKSIIAGEQYSTINKDTRKLVEHAITMVKDLQAGKKPEVNDDKSYNNGNKVVPAYLLEPVIVTSANVKTAYTDDPVLGPITK